A genomic region of Janthinobacterium lividum contains the following coding sequences:
- the lon gene encoding endopeptidase La — translation MTTSKLTEQTQLPLLPLRDVVVFPHMVIPLFVGRPKSIKALEAAMEQGKSIMLAAQKAAAKDEPSPSDIYEIGCVANILQMLKLPDGTVKVLVEGAQRARINHISDAPTHFIADLTPLESEPGDESEVEAMRRAIVQQFDQYVKLNKKIPPEILASLSGIDDAGRLADTVAAHLPLKLEQKQVILEIFSVAKRLEHLLGQLEGELDILQVEKRIRGRVKRQMEKSQREYYLNEQVKAIQKELGEGEDGADLDELEKKVASAKMPKEALDKATNELKKLKLMSPMSAEATVVRNYIDTLVNLPWKKKSKVNNDLANAEKVLEGDHYGLDKVKERILEYLAVQQRVDKLKAPILCFVGPPGVGKTSLGQSIARATNRKFVRMALGGVRDEAEIRGHRRTYIGSMPGKILQSLSKVGVRNPLFLLDEVDKMGADFRGDPSSALLEVLDPEQNHTFSDHYIEVDFDLSDVMFVATSNSYNIPPALLDRMEVIRLSGYTEDEKTSIAQRYLLPKQIKNNGLKEEEISVAESALRDIIRYYTREAGVRSLEREVSKICRKVVKMLLLKKSDKKVIVNSKNLDKFLGVRRYDFGVAEKENQVGQVVGLAWTEVGGDLLTIEAVSMPGKGGIIRTGTLGDVMKESIEAARTVVRSRAQRLGIKADVFEKSDIHIHVPEGATPKDGPSAGAAMTVAMVSVFTGIPVRADVAMTGEITLRGEVLPIGGLKEKLLAAHRGGIKTVLIPEQNVKDLADIPDNVKNKLEIVPVRWIDKVLEIALERMPEALADVAAVEAVTAAAAKPDAAGEVVKH, via the coding sequence ATGACAACTTCCAAATTAACTGAGCAAACTCAACTGCCGTTATTGCCGTTGCGGGATGTCGTCGTTTTCCCGCATATGGTGATACCGCTGTTCGTTGGCCGTCCAAAGTCGATCAAGGCGCTGGAAGCTGCGATGGAGCAGGGCAAGAGCATCATGCTTGCCGCTCAAAAAGCAGCCGCGAAGGACGAGCCGTCTCCTTCGGATATCTATGAAATTGGCTGCGTTGCCAATATTCTGCAAATGCTGAAGCTGCCCGATGGCACCGTCAAGGTGCTGGTCGAAGGCGCGCAGCGTGCCCGTATCAACCACATCAGCGATGCGCCGACGCACTTCATCGCCGACCTGACGCCGCTCGAGTCCGAGCCGGGCGACGAGTCGGAAGTCGAAGCCATGCGCCGCGCGATCGTGCAGCAGTTCGACCAGTACGTCAAACTGAACAAAAAGATTCCACCGGAAATCCTCGCTTCGCTGTCGGGCATCGACGATGCCGGCCGCCTGGCCGACACGGTTGCCGCGCATCTGCCGCTGAAGCTTGAGCAAAAACAAGTCATCCTGGAAATTTTCAGCGTGGCCAAGCGCCTCGAGCACCTGCTGGGCCAGCTCGAAGGCGAGCTCGACATCCTGCAGGTGGAAAAGCGCATCCGCGGCCGCGTCAAGCGCCAGATGGAAAAGTCGCAGCGCGAGTACTACCTGAACGAGCAAGTCAAGGCGATCCAGAAGGAACTGGGCGAGGGCGAAGATGGCGCCGACCTCGACGAGCTGGAGAAAAAAGTCGCTTCGGCAAAGATGCCGAAGGAAGCGCTCGACAAGGCCACCAACGAGCTGAAAAAACTCAAGCTGATGTCGCCGATGTCGGCCGAAGCCACCGTCGTGCGCAACTACATCGACACCCTGGTCAATTTGCCTTGGAAAAAGAAATCCAAGGTCAATAACGACCTGGCGAATGCGGAAAAAGTGCTCGAGGGCGACCACTACGGCCTCGACAAGGTCAAGGAACGCATCCTGGAATACCTCGCGGTGCAACAGCGCGTCGACAAGCTGAAAGCGCCTATCCTGTGCTTCGTCGGTCCTCCGGGCGTCGGCAAGACTTCGCTGGGCCAGTCCATCGCCCGCGCGACGAACCGCAAGTTCGTGCGCATGGCCCTGGGCGGCGTGCGCGACGAAGCCGAGATCCGCGGCCACCGCCGCACCTACATCGGCTCGATGCCGGGCAAGATATTGCAATCGCTGTCGAAAGTCGGCGTGCGCAATCCTTTGTTCCTGCTCGATGAAGTCGACAAGATGGGCGCCGATTTCCGTGGCGATCCATCGTCGGCCCTGCTGGAAGTGCTCGATCCGGAACAGAACCACACGTTCTCCGACCATTACATCGAAGTCGATTTCGACTTGTCCGACGTGATGTTCGTGGCCACGTCGAACTCGTACAATATTCCGCCAGCCTTGCTCGACCGCATGGAAGTGATCCGTCTGTCCGGTTACACGGAAGACGAAAAGACCAGCATCGCGCAGCGTTATCTGCTGCCGAAGCAGATCAAGAACAATGGCTTGAAGGAAGAGGAAATCTCGGTGGCCGAGTCGGCCTTGCGCGACATCATCCGCTACTACACGCGGGAAGCCGGTGTGCGTTCGCTCGAGCGTGAAGTGTCGAAGATCTGCCGCAAGGTGGTCAAGATGCTGCTGCTGAAGAAATCCGACAAGAAGGTCATCGTCAACTCGAAGAACCTGGATAAATTCCTTGGCGTGCGCCGTTATGATTTTGGTGTCGCAGAGAAAGAAAACCAGGTAGGCCAGGTGGTCGGTCTGGCATGGACGGAAGTGGGCGGCGATCTGCTGACTATCGAAGCCGTGTCGATGCCGGGCAAGGGCGGCATCATCCGCACGGGTACGCTGGGCGACGTCATGAAAGAGTCGATCGAGGCAGCCCGCACGGTGGTGCGCAGCCGGGCACAGCGCCTGGGCATCAAGGCGGACGTGTTCGAGAAGAGCGACATCCACATCCACGTGCCGGAAGGCGCGACACCGAAGGACGGTCCTTCGGCTGGCGCGGCCATGACGGTGGCGATGGTGTCGGTATTCACGGGCATCCCCGTGCGCGCCGACGTGGCGATGACGGGCGAGATCACCTTGCGCGGCGAAGTATTGCCGATCGGCGGCCTGAAAGAAAAGCTGCTGGCAGCGCATCGCGGCGGCATCAAGACGGTCCTGATTCCAGAGCAGAATGTGAAAGACCTGGCCGATATTCCGGACAACGTCAAGAACAAACTGGAGATCGTTCCCGTTCGCTGGATCGACAAAGTGCTGGAAATCGCCCTCGAACGCATGCCTGAAGCGTTGGCGGACGTCGCTGCGGTGGAGGCTGTCACGGCTGCCGCGGCCAAGCCTGACGCGGCCGGCGAGGTAGTAAAACACTAA
- a CDS encoding SurA N-terminal domain-containing protein, with protein sequence MFEFIRTHRRLMQFLLMLVIVPSFALVGISGYQSFGDGANTIAKVGDQVVTQQQYEEAQRQQIDRYRQMMGEQFDQKMFDTPEARQSILDNLIAERAVAAEVGRSHLVISDAVLQKEVLEIPGLTLPDGKFDLERYKAMLAAQGMTPQMYDARRRSDLALQQLAGAVQGTAFAPSTVSKRLSDITSEEREVQELLLPIAQYVPEVKVTDAMIKAFYDKNSKFFEIPEQAKVEYVVLDDSAAGEQVDVTDADVTGYYAKNQKAYTTEEARQASHILVAVKKDASAADKAAAKAKAEAILADVRKTPASFAAVAKAKSEDPASAEQGGDLGVIGKDGLPAPLLSAVAKLKQGEISDVVASDFGFHILTVTSLKPQHVRALDEVRGEITADLRKQFAAKKYSEMAETFTNTVYEQSDSLKPVADKLKLKVETVANLSRTPSPALGKAPFNNAKFLSAIFSNDSLKDKRNTEAVTVAPNVLIAGRVVEFKPATKRPLAEVEAMIRQRVTLEEAEKLAKKAGETKLAALKASGDATGFGAAQWVSRSKLDGINRAAIAQVMKADTSKLPAYVGVDLPALGYGIYRIAKVQQPEQVDAARRQQEKDQIGGILAQQEMFNYVEYLKAKAKVKIVKPVTAPATPAPEAP encoded by the coding sequence ATGTTTGAATTTATTCGTACCCATCGACGCTTGATGCAGTTTCTCTTGATGCTGGTCATCGTCCCGTCTTTTGCACTGGTCGGTATCAGCGGCTACCAAAGCTTCGGCGATGGCGCGAACACCATCGCCAAGGTCGGCGACCAGGTCGTTACGCAGCAGCAATATGAAGAAGCGCAACGCCAGCAGATCGACCGCTACCGCCAGATGATGGGCGAGCAGTTCGACCAGAAAATGTTTGACACGCCGGAAGCACGCCAGAGCATCCTCGACAACCTGATCGCCGAGCGCGCCGTGGCCGCCGAAGTGGGCCGTAGCCACCTGGTCATCAGCGATGCCGTGCTGCAAAAGGAAGTGCTGGAAATCCCGGGCTTGACCTTGCCGGACGGTAAATTCGACCTGGAACGCTACAAGGCCATGCTGGCAGCCCAAGGCATGACGCCGCAGATGTACGATGCGCGCCGCCGCAGCGACCTGGCCCTGCAGCAACTGGCCGGCGCCGTGCAAGGCACCGCCTTCGCGCCGAGCACCGTCTCCAAGCGTTTGTCCGACATCACTTCGGAAGAGCGCGAAGTGCAGGAACTGCTGCTGCCGATCGCCCAGTACGTGCCGGAAGTCAAAGTGACGGACGCCATGATTAAGGCTTTCTATGACAAGAACAGCAAGTTCTTCGAAATCCCGGAACAAGCCAAGGTCGAATACGTCGTGCTGGACGACAGCGCCGCCGGCGAGCAAGTCGACGTCACCGACGCCGACGTGACCGGCTACTACGCGAAGAACCAGAAAGCCTACACGACGGAAGAAGCGCGCCAGGCCAGCCACATCCTCGTAGCCGTCAAGAAAGACGCCTCGGCCGCCGACAAGGCAGCCGCCAAGGCCAAGGCCGAAGCCATCCTGGCCGACGTGCGCAAGACGCCTGCCAGCTTTGCCGCCGTGGCGAAAGCCAAGTCGGAAGATCCGGCGTCCGCAGAGCAGGGCGGCGACCTGGGCGTGATTGGCAAGGATGGCTTGCCGGCACCGCTGCTGAGCGCTGTCGCGAAACTCAAGCAAGGCGAGATCAGCGACGTCGTCGCTTCCGATTTCGGCTTCCACATCCTGACCGTCACCTCGCTCAAGCCACAGCACGTGCGTGCGCTGGATGAAGTGCGCGGCGAAATCACGGCGGATCTGCGCAAGCAATTTGCCGCCAAGAAATACTCGGAAATGGCGGAAACGTTCACCAACACGGTCTACGAGCAATCGGACAGCCTGAAGCCGGTGGCCGACAAGCTGAAACTGAAAGTGGAAACCGTCGCCAACCTGTCGCGCACGCCGTCGCCAGCACTGGGCAAGGCGCCGTTCAACAATGCCAAGTTCCTGTCGGCCATCTTCTCGAACGATTCGCTGAAAGACAAGCGCAACACGGAAGCCGTGACCGTTGCGCCGAACGTGCTGATCGCCGGCCGCGTGGTGGAATTCAAGCCGGCGACCAAGCGTCCGCTGGCCGAAGTCGAAGCGATGATCCGTCAGCGCGTGACCCTGGAAGAAGCGGAAAAGCTGGCCAAGAAAGCGGGCGAGACCAAGCTGGCAGCCTTGAAGGCATCCGGCGATGCGACGGGTTTCGGCGCGGCGCAATGGGTATCGCGCAGCAAGCTGGACGGCATCAACCGTGCCGCCATCGCGCAAGTCATGAAAGCGGACACGAGCAAGCTGCCAGCCTATGTGGGCGTGGACCTGCCAGCCCTGGGCTACGGCATCTACCGCATTGCCAAGGTGCAGCAGCCGGAGCAAGTGGACGCGGCGCGCCGCCAGCAAGAGAAAGACCAGATCGGCGGCATCCTGGCGCAACAGGAAATGTTCAATTATGTCGAGTACCTGAAAGCCAAGGCCAAGGTGAAGATCGTCAAGCCGGTCACCGCCCCAGCCACCCCAG
- a CDS encoding HU family DNA-binding protein, with amino-acid sequence MNKTELIDHIAEKADISKAAAARALDAVIGGVTETLKNNDSVTLVGFGTFSVSERAERTGRNPRTKEAITIEAAKVPKFKAGKALKDAVN; translated from the coding sequence GTGAACAAGACTGAATTGATCGACCACATTGCTGAAAAAGCTGACATTTCCAAAGCCGCCGCTGCGCGCGCACTCGACGCTGTTATCGGCGGCGTGACGGAAACTTTGAAAAACAACGACAGCGTGACGCTGGTTGGTTTTGGCACTTTCTCGGTCAGCGAACGTGCTGAGCGTACCGGCCGCAATCCGCGTACCAAAGAAGCGATCACGATCGAAGCTGCAAAAGTTCCAAAATTTAAAGCTGGTAAAGCTTTGAAGGATGCTGTAAACTAA